The following are from one region of the Chiloscyllium punctatum isolate Juve2018m chromosome 24, sChiPun1.3, whole genome shotgun sequence genome:
- the LOC140494503 gene encoding uncharacterized protein, which translates to MIHQLIITEDRKRTFMCTRVGNRFSQLTDHLAEQSVHAGERLFICSMCGKNFSRSSNLLAHQRVHSGERPFSCCTCGRRFSRSSNLLAHQRVHTGERPFSCSTCGEEFTRSSSLQTHQRVHTGERPFSCSTCGKEFTRSSHLLRHQRIHTGEMPFTCSVCGKGFTQSSNLLTHQLVHSGERPFICSLCGKGFTRSSHLLTHHRIHEGERPFICSVCGKAFIQSSSLLTHQRVHTGERPFVCCVCGKGFTRSSNLLSHQSVHTGEKPFTCSVCGNRFTRSSSLLAHQHVHTGEKPFICAVCGKRFTRSSNLVTHQRVHTGERPFTCSVCGKGFTRSSNLLTHQRVHI; encoded by the coding sequence ATGATTCATCAACTCATTATTACAGAAGACAGGAAACGTACATTTATGTGTACTCGCGTTGGGAACAGGTTTAGTCAGCTAACTGATCACTtggcagaacagagtgtgcacgCAGGGGAAAGGCTGTTCATATGCTCCATGTGTGGGAAGAATTTCTCTCGTTCATCAAATTTGCTGgcccaccagcgagttcacagtggggagaggcccttcagctgctgcACGTGTGGCAGGAGATTCTCTCGTTCATCAAATCTGCTggcacaccagcgagttcacactggggagagacccttcagctgctcCACCTGTGGGGAAGAATTCACTCGGTCGTCTAGTTTGCAgacacaccagcgagttcacactggggagaggccatttagtTGCTCTACTTGTGGGAAGGAGTTCACACGCTCATCCCATCTGTTGAGACACCAGcgcattcacacaggggagaTGCCTTTCACCTgttccgtgtgtgggaagggattcactcaatcttcCAATTTGTTGACACACCAGCTTGTTCACTCTGGGGAACGGCCATTCATATGCTCactgtgtgggaagggattcactcggtCGTCTCACCTTCTGACGCACCATCGTATTCATGAAGGAGAAAGGCCATTTATCTGTTCTGTGTGTGGGAAGGCATTTATCcagtcctccagtcttctgacacatcagcgagttcacactggggagaggccatttgtTTGTTGTgtctgtgggaagggattcactcggtCATCCAACCTGCTGTCACATCAGAGTGTTCATACTGGTGAGAaaccgttcacctgctctgtaTGTGGAAATAGATTCACTCGTTCCTCCAGCCTGTTGGCACACCAGCACGTTCATactggggagaaaccattcatcTGTGCTGTATGTGGGAAAAGATTCACTCGCTCATCCAACCTGGTTACACACCAACGtgttcacactggagagagaccATTTACATGTTCTGTGTGTGGAAAAGGATTCACTCGTTCATCTAACCTGCTGACACACCAACGAGTTCACATTTAA